The sequence CCGGCAGAAATCCTCTCTCGGGGCTCACGGCGGCTGGGCTGAAACCCAAGCTGGACTGGCCTGAGAGTcaggagggaggcacagactgGAAGATTTCCTGGAATGGGCTGTGCTCCCTGACACCCAATGCAGTCGTGTCAGCTCTGGGGTGTGGGTCAGGGTGCTGGTCCCCTACGCGGGAGAAGCTTCATTCCCGcagggcctggggggtggggccgGGCTCCTCGGGCAGCACAGCTGATGGAGCCCTCTGGGGGCCGGGGCACTGCTGTTCCCCCTCATCCCAGGATTCCATGGTGATCAGGTGAGTTCTCGAACGGGGCAGTGGGAGGCGATGGCTGTGGCAGGGGCCCCCTTACTTTGCACGCCTCATCACACCAAACCCAAAGAAAAGCGAAGTCAGCCGCCAAGAGTCACAGCGCTGAGAAGGAGGGGGCAGGATTCGAGCTCGGCAGGTCGACCTCTGCATCCTCCAGCCCCGCGCATCCCCACCAACATCCTTCCCTTTTTGCTCCTGCCCGATGCTTCTTGGCAGCTCGGCATCGTCACCTGATGGTTCAGTTTGCCTGCCTGCAGCTCTGGCTTGGAACCATGGCcaggcagcagcaggaggaggacaATGACCTGTGTCCTGCAGGCCGGGGACACATGGTTCCTGATGTTCACTCAGAGCTCTCAGTCTCGACTGGGGGGGTTCATTCCCATGTCACGGCCCTGCCACTGCCCTCCTGTATGGACTAGGATGTCGAGTGACCCCACTACTGCTACCCACGCTGTAAGACTGCTGACAGGATAGAATGAGAGGGGACCCAAGGAAAGCGCTCAGCATGACACCCAGCACCTAACCACCCTCAAGTCATGGGGCTTCTCATCATCATGACAGGTGCTTCTGAGCCCAGAGCAGGACGGGGTGCTCCTGACCTCCTCGGCTTCCCACCCCAGGGCACTCACTCCATCCCTTGGCAGGAAAACGTGAACCTGAAAGGGATCTTCTGGAATATCAAGGCTGATGGTTTTCCAATTGCATCCTTGGTGCCTGAGGGCCCCATACATATGCCTCAGGGAGCATCCTGGGAAGGGTGTTGGGTGCTGAGCTGGTGTGCTCCAGGAGCCCCTCCCGACCTAGAAAGGTCCCCCCTTGAGTGACGACATTGATAGACCATGAAATCGAAGACATAAGCAAGCTGATAGAGAGTGGAAAATGGTGAGGTTAATGGATTAGAAGTCCCCACGGGGCAAAAAATGTCTTGCAGTGATGGTGTTAAACCAAGTGAGTTAGAAGGGCGAGGGGTGGGGACAGGTAGAGAGCGGAATGTCTGAGACCAAGATTTTGCACGTGGTGTAGTTATTGGCAGAAACTCATAACCATGAGCAGGTGGCTGAGGAGAAGAGGGACGAGCTCCAATAACCAAGAAGCCAGAGGGTTCTAATGATTCATGTTAACGGGTCACGTGGTCCAATGTCATCCAGGCTGTGGACAACTATCGTTTGGGTTAGGACATGTTTTGGGCCTTCTGTGCCCATTTGATTACATACGTGTTACAGCCATGAACGTCAAGCTCTATGAATGAGATTGTGTTTGAAGCAATATCTAAATTTCATAAGGAAAGTGTTATTTAGTTaaaggaaagtttaaaaaaaataaaaagtccccatttaatccattttatatGTTGGGCATTCACTTAATATTTTGTGTGAGGAACCTGCTGGAAAAGAAAGACCCCATTTGAAAAGCACAGCTcaggggcgcccggatggctcagttgtttaagtgtccaactcttgatctcggctctgGCCATGAACTCACGgctcatgagatagagccccacgtagggctctgtgctgacagcgcagagcctgcttgggattctctctctccccctctctctgtccctcccctgcttgcgttctttctctctctctcaaaataaataggggcgcctgggtggctcagttggttaagcgtccgacttcggctcaggtcacgatctcacggttcgtggggttcgagccccgtgtcgggctctgtgctgacagctcagagcctggagcctgtttcagattctgtgtctccctctctctgaccctcccctgttcactctctgtctctgtctcaaaaataaataaatgttaaaaaaaaattaaaaataaataaaaataaacaaataaacttaaaaaatatattgaaagaaaaagaaagaaagaaagaaagaaagaaagaaagaaagaaagaaagaaaaaaaaaaaaaaaaaagaaaaaagtatggtTCGGCCTCACTCTTCCCGTTTTGCCCACAGGGGACACACAGGCCCAGAGTTGGGAACGTTGCGGCCTTAGGGCTTCCCGGCAGGTTGGTGGCCAGGTCTGGACTCGATGAGAGGGCTCAGCGTTCCAGACCAAGGTGTTTGCTACTGTCCCTTGTGACCTATTTCCTGTCCCAGGGCTTTGGGGGTGCCCTCGTGTCTACTCCGGGGCCTCAGAGTTGCCCTCACTGGCGACATCCTCTGCAGAGTCTGTTGCCACCAGGTGGCTCCGAATCATAATCATCATAAAAAGTGTGATGTCATTCATCACAATAGAGGAATGACAGCTAAGATTTTTTTTCGCAGAGTTTGCCGTGGGTGAGGCACGGTTATACTTTACTTATTTACCCAGTTCTCACCGTAATCCTGCAACGGAGGAAATGCCGTGCCCATTTTAAAGATCAGAAtgtgaaggctcagagaggtacaggagcctgtccaaggtcacacagctaacaaatGGCAGAGTCAGACCATGGCCCCAAATCTCAGCCACCAGCCTGTCGAAAACAGCAGGCCggcttctcctctctttcttacCCTGCCTGCATTTTCTTTCGGGCACCTACTCCCGCCCCCGGCATTACATTTCATACGGGGTGTGTGTTTATGATCCGTCCCTCCCTTTAGGATGTAGGCCCTGGCAAACAGGGATTTTGCCGAGTTCATCTACTGCTACGCCCTGAAACAGTTCCCGGCCGTCACAAAGTGTCTGCTGGGTTCACGAGCGTGTGGCCACGGCCTCCCTCTGACCACCCCACTCCCCAACCCGGGTGAATGCAGCACGCGCCTCAGCGGCTCCcgggctcccccccacccccaccccggcactGCCACGCGTGGCCGCGGCTTACTCAGCGGTAGAGAAGGCCAGGGTGAGGTTGTGTCGGCGCTGTGAGGGCTCCAGGGCAGCGTAGTCGAAGGCATCGGGGAAGAACTTGTGGATGAGGGCGCAGAAGGCCATGCCGCTGCTCCAGCTGGAGGAGAAGTTCTGGATGTCCACGTGCTGCAGGGGAGGGAGCCCAGAGCAGGCCTCGGTGAGCCTGGACGTTGCCTTGGGGCTCAGCCCCGCTCAGACCTGCCGCCCCGGGGAAGGGTCCCCTGCCCCACATCGCCCCTGCTCCGTGCCCACCTCGTAGTTTCTGGTCATGGCCCGGCACCACTCCAAGAGCATGTTCTTGACACTGCCAATGGCTGCCCCCGCTGCCTTCGTGTTTCGAAACAGGGCCGTGGGGCCCGAGGCTGccctgcagggagggggtggggtggagaaggcCAGGCCAAAGACGTGAGACCCCACAGGAGGTCCCATCAGGGAGGAGCCCCGGACCCAGACATCAGTGCCCCCACCTCGGCCGGGCCTCCCCTCCGCGGTTCCCCGGGGACAGCCCAGCGCAGCCCGCACCCTACCCTCCGAACTTGTCCACGATGGCTTTGCGGTTCTGTGCGCGGGGCCCCCGGGGCCGGGCAGGGGCCGACACCCTGCGCTCCggtgccttctctttcttcttctcctgtgAGGGAGGGGGCTCCGTGGGAGTCTGGGGTGCATCGCTGGGTGAAGACTCACTGTGGGGAAGGTTCAGAGAAGTGTGAGAGGGGCTGGGAGCCGCCACTATAGGGTACagggcggtggtgggggggggcagggggctggccaGGGTGGGAGCTCCCTGCAGCCACAAGAGGCCTAGGAAGCTGAGGTCCCCACTCCCTGAACACATTttctctgtgcccagcactgggAGGCGGGTCAAGACGGGATGATGAAGTTCGGTGTAACTTTGGGAGCATGTGGTCTGGTGAGATGTGTGGGCGGAACTAAGATAAGTGTGACGTCTGACgggagtttgaatcctggctttgcctctTATTTGATCTTGGGACTATCCTgtcacttctctgagtctcagcatCCTCGTCTGTAAACTGGGGACGAGAAGAACTACCTACCAAGGGGGCTCTAAGGCTTGAGAGCGAGGGGGAGTGGAGAACACCCAGCTCTGCCTGTCGCGTAACTGTCCGAGTGCTCAGAGAACACTGACCCATTACCTTTCCCTACAAAAGCGACGCGGAGGTGAATTTCAGGTCAAAATAAAGGAAGCTTCTTCTAATGGGTTAAGTTACGCGATGGCAAGAAAGCTCTCACTTTATccagcacctgctgtgtgccaggcactgtgctaagggctttatacgttttatttttattttttgaagtttatttatttattttgagagagatggagacagggcCAGAGGgggagcgcagagcctgacgcggggctcgaattcacaaaaccgcgaggccatgacctgagccgaaaccacaaGTCGGtgccccaccaactgagccacacaggcacccctatacattttcttttcaagtaatctctcagcccagcgtggggctcgagctcatgaccccgagatcaagagttgtatgctctaccgaccgagccagctgggcgccccaAGTGCTCTGTACATTTTATGTCACTTAAGCCCCACAGTAATCCTCCGAGGTAGGCACGGTCACGGTGCCCACttggcagaggaggagaaaagtgacaaaaccaaggtcacacagttggttAGTGGCAGAGTCATGGTCTGAACTCAGGctttctgctcatgctctgtgggTCGTGCTGACGTTAGGGAATGTGCCGAGCCACACGATGAGGAGCCCCGTGAAGATCTGTCAAGGACGCCGAGGATGAGGAGGCTTTAGCAGGGGAGTAGGAGTGAGTGGTCGAGGCACGCTCCCCCCTCCTTTGCTCCCATTCTCCGGCTCCTTTGGTTtcgtgggctctgccctgggacAGGGGACCGAAAGCCAGGAATCCTGGAGCATCTCAAGTTCAGGCACCAGGGAGACCCAGGCTCGGGGGGTAGACTTTGAAAGGAGCATGTGGTAGAGAGAGTTGGAGCTGGGGCCCCAGACCTTGACATTACCTGGCCGAAGGACTGGTCTCTCCTGAAGCTGCTGCGGTGTCTGGACCCAACCCACCTGGAGGGAGGGAATGGGAGGGTGAGAagctggagggagggaaaggtggggagagaagctggagggagggaaaggtgggGAGAGAAGCTGGAGCTCCCCTGTCGTGTTGTCTGCACCCCCCTCAGGGGAGCTCCCTGGACTCACTCACCTGGGCTGAGACCACTGCCCTCCTCCGTGGGGCTCTCGAGCCACTCCTCGGGGGAGCTGGGAATcactcctgctccttcctccgactctctctccacatcctggtCCTGCTCTTCCTGGGGACCACCTGACTCCTGGAACGAACACGATCTGTGCGGGCTCATGGGCACACAAGCGCCTGCCCAAGTCTTCGTGAGGACTGCAGAAAGATCTAGAAGGCAGCCTGGGGCCAcgggccccaccccaggctctcGATGTCAGTGGGAAGACTGGACTTTCTCAAAGGAACAacgcggggcagggcgggggcttGCTTCCTGGGCTGCCAGGGACTCCAGAACACTGTGggggcctcctgcctcccctcctttgCCTGACTCACCGCCTCCTTCACGTCAGCCTCCTGAGGCTCAGCCTcggcctcctcctcttccacggCAGCCTTCGTCTCTGAGTCCGACACGGCCTCTGGGGCACCCGCTTTCCCTTGAGCTTCCGCTGCAGGCCCCTCCGGCTTGTCGCTCTCCTCCTGAGAGGCCACTGTGGCCCCCTCCTTCCCATCAGCCTCCTCGGCCCCAGTCTCGGCCTCCCGCTCCCCAGTGGCCTGCTTGGGCTCAGCCTTGGCCTCCTCACTCACGTGGGCTTCCTCCCTAGATTCAGGCTCGGCCTGCTTCTCGTCAGCTTGCTGCTTCTCGGAGGCCGGCGTGGTCTCCTGCCCTTCCTTGGCCTCCTTGGGGTCAAGCTGGGTCTCTTCCTTCCCATCAGCGGTCTCCTGAGGAGCCGCCGTGATCTCTTCCTTCCCGCCGCCCTCCTTGTGAAGTTCTGCCTCCCCTTTGGCTTCCACCTTGACCTCATCCCACCCGTTTGCTTCCCCTTGAAATTCAGCTGACGTGCTGGCCTCGGCCAGTGCTCTTTCCGGAGGCCCCTCTTTGAGGATCTTCTTCTCTGTAGCTTTGGCCTCCTTTTCTGCAGAGGCTCCACCTCCCTGCGTCACCGGGGCCTCTGCGGCTGGGGAGACAGTGGTCCCGTCCTTGGAGGGCTCCCCTTCCTTCTGCTCCATCTCTGGAAAGTGGAGACAAGCAGACCTGGTCGTGCCCCATTGCCGTGTGAGGTGAAGGCCCCACGCGCGGAAAGCGCTGGCCCCAGAGTCTGGAGGCCTGCTGTTCAGTCCCAGGTCCCCCAATGCCTGGGCTTGTGACTTGAGCAAGACATGAAGTTTTCTCACTGTGATAAAGTGAAGGGGTACAGGGCCACGGTGACTTGACATTGGATGGCGCCCCCCCTAACAGCCCTCTGCGGGCTGTGGCTTGGGCTCTAGAGAACATTAGATCCTATGATGCCTCTTCAATGAGTTTGCCTCTTTCTGAAGAAGCCAACGAGATGGTTACAATGTGTACAATGTGGTGCCGGCGTCGGGGAACGCCTGTGGGACAGCGGCTACTTTCCTGTTTtaatggagcccaaagcaggaggGAGTATATAGATAGAATGTGATAGGGCTGTTCTGTTTCCACTGTACTTATGTTTAcagttcctttctcttcctggccGGTGATATTGAGTGTCCATTTCCACTAGGGAGATaaggtttcttttgaaaatacatttattgaatttaaaaataagttaatgcaAAGGAAGGCATTCAGGAAAGGATACAGGTGGCACAGATGTGGCTTAATTCTGGGGGTGGTGTAAAAATGCCCGAAATCTGGGAAAACCTGGGCCAGCTGGTGTCTGGGTCTCTCCTAGCTGCCCCAGCTTTGGCACGGTCCACCTGTGGTTCTCAGAAAAGCTGGGCCTGGACACGGAAGAGTTTGTTTTGGTGAAGAATAGAAACGTACTCTCCCTAACCTCTGCCAGAGACATCTGAGCCTCCAACTGCCAGGGACGAGTCGGGGGAGAGGGACATTATGATACCTCAACGTGAGGTTCCCTATCCAAGTACTGTACCTACTGTAGGATGTACAAAaacaggtgggtgggggggacagggcCACCTCCTTCATCTCCCTGCCCTTCTTGGGTGTCtgtttacaaagaaaacaatcctCAAATAGTGTTCAGGGCATGACTCAGATGGTAAGTGAAGTAGGCACTCCTGTCACTGGCTAAAAATACCTCCTGCCCTCTGCGATGCCACCATTCTGGGCCACGGTACCCAGGGCACCCGGGCAGTTGGGACAGGGGCAGGAAGACAGGCGGACTGGTGACAAGGCTCTGTTCCTGCCACCCACTCGGGTCTTACTGCCCCCAGGCCGGATCCCTGGGGTCCCTAGATTTGGTGCCCCCACCGCTTCTGAGGAAGCCGGCTAGAATTTGCAAAGATGCTCGCACCCCTCCCGCTAGAGCCCCTTCATGGTTGAGCGGCTCCAGCAATGGATTAACTGGAAACTAACCAGCAGGATGGAATGCACATCAGCAGGGAGCCAGGAGGCCGAGAGCTGGCTTGACCCCCCCCATCTCCTGGTCGCTCCCTCTGAGACCTGAACAGACCCTTTCCTTCTCAAGTGCTCAGTTTTCACTGACAAACATAGGATTCATCTAGATCAGGTTTTCCAAACTGTTCTGCGGAAAACGAGGGCCTCCTGAGACATTAATAGGGGCTAGGATTGGGGGGGATGTAGTCTTTGGCTGAGGTTATTCCAGAAACGGCCTACTCTTTACCCTTTTAGAGATACACAACTTCTTTAGCGCATAAGTGGATTCTAGATACCCCATAGTAAGGGAAATCTTAACTttggcgtgcctgggtgactcagtacgTTACGCATccgattttcttttctttttttttaagtaggctccacgcccaaggtgggccttgaactcacaaccctgagatcaagggtcacgtgctctaccgactgagccagccgggtagGTGCCCAGAAGGGAGCGCTCGGCACACATCAGCTCGTGATGTCCTGACCCAGCCATGAGGGCATTTAGTTGGTGAGACAAGGCAGAGAGAACGGAAGGCCAGTAAGATGTCCACAAGCCCCTTTTACACCTCGAAGCGCGGTGGTGCTTGGCAGAGACATAGAGGAGGGCTGCAGCCATCTTTCCCTTTGTCTACATGCCTCACActgtgggggaggcgggggtggggaaggacgggcaggtgcacacacacacacacacacatacacacacacacacacacacacctccgcCGTCCTGTGTGTTCATCACCTCAGCTTTCCGCCCTGCAGGCTCGTCATAAATAGATAAGGAGTGAAGAGACTCAGGAGGTGAGAAGCCAGGATAGCACCATCCCACCCCAACACTAACGATTCTACAGGAGGTTGACAGCTTATGGTGTGGTGCCCTGTTCCACCTCACTCATTCCTCGCTCTCGCCCTTTGGAAGTAGGCGTTactggccccattttacagatcggGCACTTGAGGCTCGCGGAGTTGGAGTCCCTTGAGTAAAGTCACAGGACAATTGAATGGTTCAGCCATATCTAGAATCCAGGTCTCCTGACAACCAGCCTGGCGCTTCCGCCCACAGGGATGCGGCTCCCACCAGCTCCCCAGCCAGGGGCCCAGAGTGAGGGCCACCCCGCTGGCAGGCGAGGGCGGTTGGCTGTGGCTGACGAGTGCAGCTCTCTCTCTACCATGCATGGCGGGTGccgtcctccctcccttcctccctctcctcttcccttcctccttcctccccaggaagCCTACATTTtgtgtccctttccctctctgggtttCTCTCGGCTGACTGGGAGAAAAAGAACCCAGGAGCTTGGAGTCCCAAGCTCCAAATGCTGTAGACGACGCTTTACGGTTCTGTTCATGAGACCCCGaacccctgcctcccaccctgtCTTCTGGTGGTCCTGAGGCTGCCACCATCCCCCACGCCAGCCAGTGACCCTCCCTTGGAGAAACCAGTCTCAACTGCTTAGAGagtctgcctcccaccccagctgGCCTGGACTCCCAagaccctctctgcccctgtccgGTCCTCCCTGTGAATGGCCACCTGTGGGCTGATCTCTAGTTGCCCAACACCTTAGGGCTGGGTCCCTGACCTCTGGCATCTAAAGAGAGCCGACAAAGCGGTGGAGAGGGTTAGCGAAGAGCCTGGATTTCTCCGACTCTGGGGCTCTGCGTAGAGGCTCCAGGCCTTGGAAGGTGGGAGAGGGGTTGGGCAGCTGGAGGGGCCACTTAGAAACGGCTGGGGCTTCTCCTACCTGCGTGGCCTCTGCCTGGGGGCTTGGAGCTGTCTCCTTCCTCCAGCTGAGCGGCCTCACTCCCCGGCTGCCTTTAGCCCCAGCCAGTGgcctccagcccccagctcctgggtctgcccgcctccccctcctcctcccccctcgcaccccacccccacctcaagaGCCTTGGGTCCAAGGAGAGCATTGTTTACTGCCCTGTTGGTACAACACTTTCCCTTGGCCTAGGAGGCTCAGATTTCCCGTGAAGATTTGACAGGTGGCACCTTTCAATCACAGCGCGTCTTTCCTGCCCTGACCCCGGGGGCATCCATCCTGTGGCCACCTTTCTTCCCACTGTACTTGCCTGGCCCTGGTCACCCCGCAGACCATCCGCAGGCCCATGTGGAATATGGTCACCAGCCCTCTGGCCTCGCTGGCCCGTCCACAGCCCAGGCTGGGActccccttttccctctgcccccgcACCCCTACCCCATGTTCCTTTAAATAGTCTTTTACTCTTCTACAGATGGAAACAGCTGCTGAGGGGTGGGCTGCGAGGGGCCTAACGGGACAGCTGCCCACAGTGGGGGTGTCTCAGGGGCTCACACTGCACAgagggatgtgggggtgggggggaggggcgaacAGGTGAGGAGGGATGGCCCAAGCTGATGGATCGCTGGGCTTAGAGTCTAGAAAATACAGGACTGAATTCTGTTTTAAGCTGAAGGGACGGGTACATAGGAGGCTCTGAACACATTTTTGTACTGAGTTGGGATTTTTGCTCAGAAGAACAGATCGTGCCTTCTCTAACGTGTCCTGTGATGTAAGAGAGGTATACTGTGGGAGAATGTGTGCAGGGCACGCCCCTGTCGCTGTTGAAGCCTGGGATCCCCGCCaccgcctcccccagccccttccaCTCTGGCCTCTTTTCTGTCCCTCAAATAAGTTCATTCCTTTCCACACTCACGGCTGTCACCTTTTGGCTTCTGCCCTTTGCGAGACTGTTCATCCTTCTCAGGCTGCTCTCACCTCAAATTCTGTTCCCTCGGAGACCCTCCATGGCTTCAGTTCCTCTCCATCACTTcagcctgttttattttcttcataatatttattgatatccaaaactgggttatttatttccttattatctGACTCTCACTGGACTGTaggctccatgaaggcagggacttcatctcccatgctcatgaCTGTGTGCCCAGGGTCTAGCAAACTGCCTGGTTCGTatgaggtgctcaataaacatatattgaataaataaataggttaatAGAAGGtcatgggagggggagggggcaatcCCGTGGGGCTTAGAGGCCACTGTAAGGATGTTGGCTTCTGCTCTGTGATTGGGAGCCAGTGGACCCTTTCAGGTGGCGAAGGACATGATCTAACTTTAGTTGTTGACAAGATGACTCTGGTTGCTGTTTTGAGAATAGATGgagtctggggggggggcggcggggggcatGAGAGGAGACGGGGAAAGCAGTCAGGACATTACTGCAGTAACCCAGGTGCAAGATGGTGGTGGCTTGGACAGGATGGTCAGCGCTGAAGTTGAGGGGAAGTGATGAGGAATGGTGACAGAGGATAACAGCGATCAAGGCTGTGCCCGCTTTGTCTCCAAGCTCATAGAACGGCCATTCTGTTCAAGCCATGGACGGTCTAACTCTCTCGTCTCCTGCTCATCTCAAAGGAGTCCACCTGGGCTGTCTTTGTATTCTGTACACGTCTCATGAGTGGTCAGGGCCCATGTAAGATTCCGGGTGACAAGCCAGCATCCCTTCCTTTGGGGTTGAGGTCTCAACCAAGAGGACAATACTGTTCCACGGTGAGTCACAAATACACAAGTCCCttctgggaggctggggggctCGGAAGGGGTGGAACACGGTAGAGCGAGAGGCCAGAGGTTCAGCGTGGTGCTGAAAGGGGTCAGCAACTGTAGATGATGTGTCTGGATTCCAAAGATGGTGTATCTGGATTCTGGAAGGTTAGGGCTGTGTAAactatttgtttacatttatttattttgagaggggagcatgctttggggaagggggcagcagagagagagggagacacaaaatcccaagcaggctccacaatgtcagcatagagcctgatgtggggcttgaactcaaaaacatgagatcatgatttgagctgaaatcgagagtcggatgcttaaccaacagagctacccaggtgccccaataacatGGAGGGAGTACTCAAGGTTAAATCTTACATAACCATCTGCAATATCAAAGCCAGGAAATGGACACTGGAACAATGGTTTGTATAGTTTTATGACATCTTATATGCT is a genomic window of Acinonyx jubatus isolate Ajub_Pintada_27869175 chromosome D1, VMU_Ajub_asm_v1.0, whole genome shotgun sequence containing:
- the SMTNL1 gene encoding smoothelin-like protein 1 isoform X2, which translates into the protein MEQKEGEPSKDGTTVSPAAEAPVTQGGGASAEKEAKATEKKILKEGPPERALAEASTSAEFQGEANGWDEVKVEAKGEAELHKEGGGKEEITAAPQETADGKEETQLDPKEAKEGQETTPASEKQQADEKQAEPESREEAHVSEEAKAEPKQATGEREAETGAEEADGKEGATVASQEESDKPEGPAAEAQGKAGAPEAVSDSETKAAVEEEEAEAEPQEADVKEAESGGPQEEQDQDVERESEEGAGVIPSSPEEWLESPTEEGSGLSPGGLGPDTAAASGETSPSASESSPSDAPQTPTEPPPSQEKKKEKAPERRVSAPARPRGPRAQNRKAIVDKFGGAASGPTALFRNTKAAGAAIGSVKNMLLEWCRAMTRNYEHVDIQNFSSSWSSGMAFCALIHKFFPDAFDYAALEPSQRRHNLTLAFSTAEKLADCAQLLEVDDMVRLAVPDSKCVYTYIQELYRSLVQKGLVKTKKK
- the SMTNL1 gene encoding smoothelin-like protein 1 isoform X1, coding for MNTQDGGEMEQKEGEPSKDGTTVSPAAEAPVTQGGGASAEKEAKATEKKILKEGPPERALAEASTSAEFQGEANGWDEVKVEAKGEAELHKEGGGKEEITAAPQETADGKEETQLDPKEAKEGQETTPASEKQQADEKQAEPESREEAHVSEEAKAEPKQATGEREAETGAEEADGKEGATVASQEESDKPEGPAAEAQGKAGAPEAVSDSETKAAVEEEEAEAEPQEADVKEAESGGPQEEQDQDVERESEEGAGVIPSSPEEWLESPTEEGSGLSPGGLGPDTAAASGETSPSASESSPSDAPQTPTEPPPSQEKKKEKAPERRVSAPARPRGPRAQNRKAIVDKFGGAASGPTALFRNTKAAGAAIGSVKNMLLEWCRAMTRNYEHVDIQNFSSSWSSGMAFCALIHKFFPDAFDYAALEPSQRRHNLTLAFSTAEKLADCAQLLEVDDMVRLAVPDSKCVYTYIQELYRSLVQKGLVKTKKK